A genomic region of Zea mays cultivar B73 chromosome 6, Zm-B73-REFERENCE-NAM-5.0, whole genome shotgun sequence contains the following coding sequences:
- the LOC100282594 gene encoding serine/threonine protein phosphatase 2A 57 kDa regulatory subunit B' kappa isoform isoform X1, which translates to MWKQLLSKLPRKSPACGDSGQCSNGTGIQRTSSCGSIPPGRPASAIRRMSSAVFPSSVVAGIEPLVSFKDVPNSEKQNLFVSKLSLCCVVFDFSDPNKSSVEKDIKRQALLDLIEFVESTNARFSEAAIAACSRMCAINLFRAFPPSCRSGSSGGGEGDEEEPMFDPAWCHLQLVYELLLKFIGSSSLDAKVGKKHFDHSFIVKLLNLLDSEDPRERDCLKTILHRVYGKFMVHRPFIRKAVSNIFYQFVFETDRHNGIAELLEVFGSVISGFALPLKEEHKIFLWRVLIPLHKPKSVGVYLQQLTYCVTQFLEKDPKLASSVIIGLLRYWPITNCQKEVMFLSEIEEILESTSQAEFQKCMVPLFRRIAHCITSSHFQVAERALFVWNNDHIISLIAQNRQVIMPLVIPALEQNIQNHWNQAVLNLTVNVKKMLSEMDDDLFSSCLAKYKDEEEKRVSLEAKRRLTWEKLESAAAFQPVTGHTAVLVGHRPSANLIATMI; encoded by the exons ATGTGGAAGCAGCTCCTCAGCAAGCTGCCCCGGAAGTCGCCGGCCTGCGGGGATTCGGGCCAGTGCAGCAATGGCACCGGTATACAGCGCACGAGCAGCTGCGGGAGcatcccgcccggccgcccggcctCCGCCATCCGGCGCATGTCATCCGCCGTCTTCCCCTCGAGTGTCGTGGCCGGTATCGAGCCGCTGGTCTCGTTCAAGGATGTCCCCAACTCGGAGAAGCAGAACCTGTTCGTCAGCAAGCTGAGCCTGTGCTGCGTCGTCTTCGATTTCTCGGACCCGAACAAGAGCTCAGTGGAGAAGGATATCAAGAGGCAGGCATTGCTGGATCTTATAGAGTTTGTCGAGTCGACCAACGCTCGCTTCTCGGAGGCAGCCATCGCGGCCTGCTCTAGGATGTGTGCCATCAACCTGTTCCGGGCGTTCCCTCCGAGTTGCAGATCTGGCTCATCAGGTGgtggtgagggcgacgaggaagaGCCAATGTTCGACCCCGCGTGGTGCCACCTGCAGCTTGTTTATGAGCTGCTGCTGAAATTTATCGGATCCTCGTCCTTGGACGCGAAGGTAGGGAAGAAGCACTTTGATCACTCATTCATCGTGAAGCTCCTTAATCTTCTTGACTCCGAGGATCCAAGAGAGAGGGATTGCTTGAAAACTATTCTGCACAGGGTATATGGGAAGTTCATGGTACACCGTCCTTTCATCCGCAAAGCAGTGAGCAACATATTTTACCAGTTTGTCTTTGAGACTGATCGGCACAATGGGATCGCGGAGCTGCTGGAGGTCTTTGGCAGTGTCATTAGTGGGTTTGCATTGCCTCTGAAAGAAGAACACAAGATCTTTCTTTGGAGAGTTCTGATTCCTTTACACAAACCAAAATCTGTTGGTGTGTATCTTCAGCAGTTGACCTACTGTGTAACACAGTTTCTGGAAAAGGACCCAAAGCTTGCAAGCTCAGTGATAATTGGTTTGTTAAGATATTGGCCGATAACAAACTGTCAGAAGGAAGTGATGTTTCTCAGTGAGATTGAAGAGATCTTGGAGTCTACCAGCCAAGCAGAATTTCAGAAATGTATGGTACCGTTGTTTCGGCGAATTGCTCATTGTATTACCAGTTCCCACTTCCAG GTTGCTGAAAGAGCGCTCTTCGTATGGAACAATGATCACATTATCAGCTTGATTGCACAAAACCGCCAAGTGATCATGCCTCTTGTCATTCCAGCGCTAGAGCAAAACATTCAGAATCACTGGAACCAGGCGGTCCTGAATCTGACCGTGAATGTCAAGAAAATGTTATCTGAGATGGACGACGATCTCTTCTCGTCATGCCTGGCGAAGTACAAGGACGAAGAAGAAAAACGCGTGTCGCTAGAAGCGAAGCGTAGACTTACGTGGGAGAAGCTCGAGTCAGCTGCAGCTTTCCAGCCAGTGACTGGCCATACAGCCGTCCTAGTAGGCCACCGGCCGTCAGCAAATCTGATCGCCACCATGATCTAG
- the LOC100284503 gene encoding electron carrier/ electron transporter/ iron ion binding protein, protein MAATSSACACAAVALASFPSAASTSAPSRVSASSHRGQRHSRAATVRCSSTSPNVSQGAPAPAPPKPQIELEFVGPKPGADGSFPVDRAEAASGEKLLRDVMNENKIELYAAYGKVMNCGGGGSCGTCIVEIIDGKELLNERTNTENRYLKKKPDSWRLACQTIVGNKENSGKVVVQRLPQWKR, encoded by the exons ATGGCGGCCACGAGCTCCGCCTGCGCGTGCGCGGCGGTAGCGCTCGCGTCCTTCCCGTccgccgcctccacctccgcccctTCCCGCGTCTCGGCCAGCAGCCACCGCGGTCAGCGGCACTCCAGGGCCGCCACCGTCAGATGTTCCAGCACGTCGCCCAACGTGTCCCAGggcgcgccggcgccggcgccgcccaAGCCGCAAATCGAGCTCGAGTTCGTCGGG CCGAAGCCCGGTGCCGACGGCTCCTTCCCGGTGGACCGGGCGGAGGCGGCCAGCGGCGAGAAGCTCCTCCGTGACGTCATGAACGAGAACAAGATCGAGCTCTACGCCGCATAC GGTAAGGTGATGAACTGCGGTGGCGGCGGAAGTTGCGGCACTTGCATCGTCGAG ATAATCGATGGAAAGGAGCTCCTGAATGAGAGGACGAACACCGAGAATCGGTACCTGAAGAAG AAACCAGACTCATGGAGGCTAGCTTGCCAGACTATTGTAGGCAACAAAGAGAACTCTGGCAAG GTTGTGGTCCAACGGCTGCCCCAGTGGAAGAGATGA